From a region of the Triticum aestivum cultivar Chinese Spring chromosome 7D, IWGSC CS RefSeq v2.1, whole genome shotgun sequence genome:
- the LOC123163700 gene encoding phospholipase D alpha 2, producing MAHLRLHGTINATIMGADNIHDRSRHTGIVASFLGNIVQGVQETTGLGKGLSRMYAAIYLGSACIARTRTIAIPAAGSARWNEPLRAYCAHHAADVVISIMIEQLGLDDDTVLGRAYLPARELLNANGTTIDRWFDVLGTDRTKLPDGPKIHVQISFCDVADQGLAWGGGVGGGVVPHTFFAQRPGCRVTLYQDAHASEEFDPKIRLDGGGLYKPGHCWEDIYDAISNARHLVYITAWSMFPHITLVRGRDGVQETPGELLKRKAGEGVHVLLLVWNDISSIDGLHEVGVMDTRDQLTAKYFRGSRVQCVLCPRNWSVRGYILDAKTPVDTVVYSHHQKAITVDQELPASSGSNGHRQIVSFLGGLDVCNGRYDTQSHSLFRTLGTGQAHSNDFSQINFSDEDATLDKGGPRTPWHDIHAKVEGAVAWDVLHNFEQRWRKQGGGKEHLVDLVALEGKVAPSSWPVTLPGDQEAWSVQLFRSIDSISTLGFPDSMEDAYEAGLVQDKHRVFERSIQDAYIHAIRAAKSFIYIENQYFAGSSFQWKTHDGIDPADVGACQQIPRELSLKIVSKIEAGERFAVYVVVPMWSEGTPTGRYRQAMLDNQRRTMALMYDDIAVALQAKKIDANPRDYLTFFCLGNREAKSEGEHQPAKHPKDGTDYARAQKARRFMIYVHSKMMIVDDEYIIVGSANLNERSMAGDRDSEIAIGAYQPHRINTDAELAKGHVHGFRMSLWYEHLGKTHDDFLRPGSLECVRMVNKMADECWNLYVGDQLKDDLPGHLLTYPVAVSKAGTVSTLKGFEFFPDTKARVLGKPTGISDYFMSI from the exons ATGGCGCATCTGCGGCTCCACGGCACCATCAATGCTACCATCATGGGGGCCGACAACATCCATGATCGCTCCCGCCACACCGGCATCGTCGCCAGCTTCCTTGGCAAT ATTGTGCAAGGTGTGCAGGAGACGACGGGTTTGGGCAAGGGCCTGTCGCGGATGTACGCGGCCATCTACCTCGGCAGCGCGTGCATCGCGCGGACGCGTACCATCGCCATCCCTGCAGCCGGAAGCGCGCGATGGAACGAGCCGCTCCGCGCCTACTGCGCCCACCACGCCGCCGACGTCGTCATCTCCATCATGATCGAGCAGCTCGGCCTCGACGATGACACGGTCCTCGGCCGCGCCTACCTGCCCGCCCGGGAGCTCCTCAATGCCAATGGCACAACAATCGACCGCTGGTTCGACGTCCTTGGCACGGACAGGACGAAGCTCCCGGATGGACCCAAGATACACGTGCAGATCAGCTTCTGCGATGTCGCTGACCAAGGCCTGGCGTGGGGCGGCGGAgtcggcggcggcgtggtgccccACACCTTCTTCGCGCAGAGGCCGGGGTGCAGGGTCACCCTGTACCAGGACGCGCACGCGTCTGAGGAGTTCGACCCCAAGATCCGGCTCGACGGTGGCGGGCTCTACAAGCCCGGGCACTGTTGGGAAGACATATACGACGCCATCAGCAACGCACGGCACCTCGTGTACATCACGGCCTGGTCCATGTTCCCCCACATCACGCTGGTGCGGGGCCGGGACGGCGTGCAGGAAACCCCCGGCGAGCTCCTGAAGCGCAAGGCCGGCGAGGGCGTGCACGTGCTCCTGCTCGTGTGGAACGACATCTCCTCCATTGATGGCCTGCACGAGGTCGGCGTCATGGACACGAGGGACCAGCTGACGGCCAAGTACTTCCGCGGCAGCCGCGTGCAGTGCGTCCTCTGCCCGAGGAACTGGTCCGTCAGAGGCTACATCTTGGACGCCAAGACGCCTGTCGACACGGTCGTTTACAGCCACCACCAGAAGGCCATCACCGTCGACCAGGAGCTACCTGCTTCGTCGGGGTCGAACGGGCACCGCCAgatcgtcagcttcctcggcggcctCGACGTGTGCAATGGACGCTACGACACGCAGTCCCACTCCCTGTTCAGGACGCTGGGCACGGGGCAGGCGCACAGCAATGACTTCAGCCAAATCAACTTCAGTGACGAGGACGCGACGCTCGACAAGGGCGGGCCCAGGACGCCATGGCACGACATCCACGCCAAGGTCGAGGGCGCCGTGGCATGGGACGTGCTCCACAATTTCGAGCAGCGGTGGAGGAAACAAGGCGGCGGCAAGGAGCACCTGGTCGACCTTGTAGCCCTCGAGGGCAAGGTCGCTCCGTCCTCATGGCCGGTGACGCTCCCCGGCGACCAGGAGGCGTGGAGTGTGCAACTGTTCCGGTCCATCGACAGCATCTCCACCTTGGGCTTCCCCGACTCCATGGAGGATGCCTATGAGGCCGGCCTCGTCCAAGACAAGCACCGAGTGTTCGAGAGGAGCATCCAGGACGCCTACATCCACGCCATACGCGCCGCAAAAAGCTTCATCTACATTGAGAACCAGTACTTCGCCGGCAGCTCCTTCCAGTGGAAAACCCACGACGGCATAGACCCGGCAGATGTCGGGGCGTGTCAGCAGATCCCCAGGGAGCTCTCACTCAAGATCGTGAGCAAGATAGAGGCCGGCGAACGCTTCGCGGTCTATGTCGTGGTGCCCATGTGGTCGGAAGGCACCCCTACGGGGCGATACAGGCAGGCAATGCTGGACAACCAAAGAAGGACAATGGCCCTAATGTATGACGACATCGCCGTTGCGCTGCAGGCCAAGAAGATCGACGCCAACCCCAGGGACTACCTTACCTTCTTCTGCTTAGGGAACCGGGAGGCCAAGAGTGAGGGCGAGCACCAGCCCGCGAAACACCCAAAGGATGGGACGGACTACGCCAGGGCGCAGAAGGCACGCCGGTTCATGATCTACGTTCACTCCAAGATGATGATAG TTGATGACGAGTACATCATTGTGGGATCTGCCAACCTCAACGAGCGGTCCATGGCGGGGGACAGGGACAGCGAGATAGCTATTGGCGCGTACCAGCCGCACCGCATCAACACCGATGCCGAGCTCGCCAAGGGGCACGTCCATGGCTTCCGGATGTCGCTGTGGTACGAGCACCTCGGCAAGACGCACGACGACTTCCTCCGCCCGGGGAGCCTAGAGTGCGTGCGGATGGTCAACAAGATGGCCGATGAGTGCTGGAACCTCTACGTCGGCGACCAGCTCAAGGACGACCTCCCAGGCCACCTCCTCACCTACCCCGTCGCCGTAAGCAAGGCCGGCACGGTCTCGACGCTCAAGGGGTTTGAATTCTTCCCTGACACGAAGGCTCGCGTGCTTGGTAAGCCGACTGGAATAAGTGACTATTTTATGAGCATATAG
- the LOC123171299 gene encoding phospholipase D alpha 2 — protein sequence MANLRLHGTINATIVGADNIHDRSRHTGIVPSFLGNIVQGVQETTGLGKGLPRVYAAIYLGSACVARTRTIAVPSTGTARWNEPLRAYCAHHAADVVISVMVEQLGLADDTVLGSAYLPALELLNSDETIDRWFDVLGANRKKLWDGPKIHVQINFRDVADQGLAWGGGIGIGGAKVPHTFFSQRTGCRVTLYQDAHASEEFDPKIQLDGGGLYKPGHCWEDLYDAISNARHLVYITGWSVFPHITLVRDGNQQETLGELLKRKANEGVHVLLLVWNDVSSIEGLYEAGLLGTRDEVTAKYFRGSRVQCVLCPRNMYVRGYIFDAKRPTDSIFYSHHQKAIVLDQELPSSSDGRRQIVSFVGGLDVSYGRYDTQSHSLFRTLGTGQAHSQDFNQVNFRDESATLEKGGPREPWHDIHAKVEGPVAWDVLHNFEQRWRIQGGDKEHLVDLVAIEGKVAPSSLPVTLPGDQEAWSVQLFRSIDNMATVGFPDSMEAAYEAGLVQDKHHVFERSIQDAYIHAIRAAKNFIYIENQYFIGSSFQWKSGVGIDPAAVQANHTIPRELSLKIVRKIEAGERFAVYVVVPMWSEGYPTHMYRQAMLDNQRRTMSMMYNDIAAALQAKNIDADPRDYLTFFCLGNREARNPEGGEYQPAKIPKDGTDYAKAQNARRFMIYVHSKMMIVDDEYIIVGSANLNERSMAGNRDTEIAIGAYQPHRINTDAELARGHVHGFRMSLWYEHLGKTHDDFLRPGSLECMRRVNKMADEYWNLYIGDELTGDLPGHLLTYPVAVSKAGTTWMIPGFEFFPDTEARVLGKPTGHDDYYMST from the exons ATGGCGAATCTGCGGCTCCACGGCACCATCAATGCCACCATCGTGGGGGCTGACAACATCCACGATCGCTCCCGCCACACCGGCATCGTCcccagtttcctcggcaat ATTGTGCAAGGTGTCCAAGAGACGACGGGTTTGGGCAAGGGCCTGCCGCGGGTGTACGCGGCCATCTACCTCGGCAGTGCGTGCGTCGCCCGGACGCGTACCATCGCCGTCCCTTCAACTGGAACCGCGCGATGGAACGAGCCGCTCCGGGCCTACTGTGCCCACCATGCCGCCGATGTCGTCATCTCTGTCATGGTCGAGCAGCTCGGCCTCGCCGATGACACAGTCCTCGGCAGCGCCTACCTGCCCGCTCTGGAGCTCCTCAACAGCGACGAGACAATCGACCGCTGGTTCGATGTCCTTGGCGCCAACAGAAAGAAGCTCTGGGATGGGCCCAAGATACACGTGCAGATCAACTTCCGCGATGTCGCTGACCAAGGCCTGGCGTGGGGCGGCGGCATTGGCATCGGCGGCGCCAAGGTGCCCCACACCTTCTTCTCGCAGAGGACGGGGTGCAGGGTCACCCTGTACCAGGACGCGCACGCGTCTGAGGAGTTTGACCCCAAGATCCAGCTCGACGGCGGCGGGCTCTACAAGCCCGGGCACTGCTGGGAAGACCTGTACGACGCCATCAGCAATGCACGGCATTTGGTGTACATCACCGGCTGGTCGGTGTTCCCCCACATCACGCTGGTGCGGGACGGGAACCAGCAGGAAACCCTCGGCGAGCTCCTGAAGCGCAAGGCCAACGAGGGCGTGCACGTGCTCCTGCTTGTGTGGAACGACGTCTCCTCCATTGAAGGCTTGTATGAAGCCGGCCTCTTGGGCACGAGGGACGAGGTGACGGCCAAGTACTTCCGCGGCAGCCGCGTGCAATGCGTCCTCTGCCCGAGGAACATGTACGTTAGAGGCTACATCTTCGACGCCAAGCGGCCTACCGACTCCATCTTTTACAGCCACCACCAGAAGGCAATCGTCCTCGACCAGGAGCTGCCTTCATCGTCGGACGGGCGCCGCCAGATCGTCAGCTTCGTCGGCGGCCTCGACGTGAGCTATGGACGCTATGACACGCAGTCCCACTCCCTGTTCAGGACGCTGGGCACCGGGCAGGCACACAGCCAGGACTTCAACCAAGTCAACTTCAGGGACGAGTCTGCGACGCTCGAGAAGGGCGGGCCCAGGGAGCCATGGCACGACATCCACGCCAAGGTCGAGGGCCCCGTGGCATGGGACGTGCTCCACAACTTCGAGCAGCGATGGAGGATACAAGGCGGCGACAAGGAGCACCTGGTCGACCTTGTAGCCATCGAGGGCAAGGTCGCGCCGTCCTCATTGCCGGTGACACTCCCCGGCGACCAGGAGGCGTGGAGTGTGCAGCTGTTCCGGTCCATCGACAACATGGCCACCGTGGGCTTCCCCGACTCCATGGAGGCTGCCTACGAGGCCGGCCTCGTCCAGGACAAGCACCATGTGTTCGAGAGGAGCATCCAGGACGCCTACATCCACGCAATACGTGCCGCAAAGAACTTCATCTACATCGAGAACCAGTACTTCATCGGCAGTTCCTTCCAGTGGAAGTCCGGCGTCGGCATAGATCCGGCGGCAGTCCAGGCGAATCACACGATCCCTAGAGAGCTCTCGCTCAAGATCGTGAGGAAGATCGAGGCCGGTGAGCGCTTCGCGGTCTACGTCGTGGTGCCCATGTGGTCGGAAGGCTACCCTACGCATATGTACAGGCAGGCGATGCTGGACAACCAGAGGAGGACCATGTCCATGATGTACAACGACATCGCCGCTGCGCTGCAGGCCAAGAACATAGACGCTGATCCCAGGGACTACCTTACCTTCTTCTGCTTAGGGAACCGCGAGGCGAGGAACCCAGAGGGCGGCGAATACCAGCCTGCGAAAATCCCAAAGGACGGGACGGACTATGCCAAGGCGCAGAACGCACGCCGGTTCATGATCTACGTTCACTCCAAGATGATGATAG TTGATGACGAGTACATCATTGTCGGATCTGCCAACCTCAACGAGCGGTCCATGGCGGGGAACAGGGACACCGAGATCGCCATTGGCGCATACCAGCCGCACCGCATCAACACCGATGCCGAGCTCGCTAGAGGGCACGTCCATGGCTTCCGGATGTCGCTCTGGTACGAGCACCTCGGCAAGACGCACGACGACTTCCTCCGCCCGGGGAGCCTAGAATGCATGCGGAGGGTCAACAAGATGGCCGATGAGTACTGGAACCTCTACATCGGCGACGAGCTTACGGGCGACCTCCCAGGCCACCTGCTCACCTACCCCGTCGCCGTAAGCAAGGCCGGCACAACCTGGATGATACCGGGATTCGAATTCTTCCCTGACACAGAGGCCCGCGTCCTTGGTAAGCCAACTGGACATGACGATTATTACATGAGCACATAG